In Tuberibacillus sp. Marseille-P3662, the following proteins share a genomic window:
- a CDS encoding homing endonuclease associated repeat-containing protein, which yields MRYTNEDIIRSLRRCAEHHNGKVTFDSYKQSGLKPNITTVVKRFGSFNNALRQSGIDLNKNRTKEEIINEFRRTMASFSYIPSQIEYKKLNTNPTLQTMAKHDLTYMQALKEIGINLPNRSITSKTRSRKCDVCGTVFLPHNGRQKYCSRDCAYELVKERQKMKHQVRSKLWWKQQ from the coding sequence ATGAGATATACTAATGAAGATATCATCAGATCACTACGTCGATGCGCTGAACATCATAACGGTAAGGTTACTTTTGATTCATATAAACAATCAGGATTGAAACCCAATATAACGACAGTTGTTAAACGGTTTGGTTCGTTTAACAATGCTCTCCGGCAATCTGGTATTGACTTGAATAAGAATAGAACAAAAGAAGAAATTATTAATGAGTTTAGACGAACAATGGCAAGTTTTAGTTATATCCCCAGCCAAATTGAATATAAAAAGTTGAACACAAATCCGACATTACAGACGATGGCCAAACATGATTTAACTTATATGCAAGCATTAAAAGAAATCGGTATAAACCTACCTAACCGGTCCATAACATCAAAAACAAGGTCTAGAAAATGCGATGTTTGTGGTACTGTGTTTTTGCCGCATAATGGGCGTCAGAAATATTGTTCAAGAGATTGTGCCTATGAATTAGTGAAAGAAAGGCAAAAAATGAAGCATCAAGTGCGTTCTAAATTGTGGTGGAAACAACAATAA